The stretch of DNA TGTTCCGAGTCCTGCAACAGGAATAACCGCCTTTCTTATAGCTGTCATTTTACCTCCCATTCAAATCGTCTGGCGAATATACACTTTAGATATCTTGACTCCGGAATCTGTAAAACAAAAGGATGATCTTTAGCCTGATACGTTGTGTATAAAATTCTTAACGGTGTTCTTGTATCAAGAGCCGCAGACAAAAGTATTTCCTCAAGTATCGGCGGGGTAATATGGTGGGAACAGGAACAAACCACTATTTTTCCACCGGGCTTCAACATTTTCAGGCCGCGTAAAAACAGCTCCTTATAACCCCTTTTTGCCTGTTCAACAACCGTTCTACTCTTTGCAAAAGCAGGAGGATCTATAACTATTGAATCAAACATTTCTCCATTTTTCTGCATCTTCTTTAAAATTTTAAAACAGTCTCCTTTGACAAAGGTGAACTTTTCAGCGACATCATTTATCTCTGCATTTTCCCTTGCAAGCTCAAGGGCAAGTTCAGAACTATCAACCGCAACAACACTATCTGCTTTACCGATCACAGCCGCATGAATGCCAAATCCTCCTAAGTGACAGAATGCATCAAGAACACGATCGCCTTCATCAACAAACTCCCTGGCAAAAAGTAGTTTATTTTCCCTTTGATCTAAAAAATATCCTGTTTTCTGACCGCCAATTATTTGAACGTTAAACTTTATCCCGTTTTCAAGAACCGTAACCTTCTCAGGAACCGTGCCATATAGCGTCTGCTCGCACAACAAAAGTCCCTCAAGTTCTCGCGTTTGAACGGTGGATTTTTCATATATTCCTTTTGGCTTCACAACTTCAACCAAAGCCTTAATCACAAGTGGCTTCAAAATCTCCATGCCTAACGTTGTAAACTGAGCAACCAGATATCCGTCGTAATTATCCACTATCAAGCCGGGCAAATAGTCAGCTTCTGAGTGAATAAGACGAAAAGCCGTGGTTTCCATAATTCCAGAAAGCAATTTCTTACGATAAGCAAACGCCTCTTTAACTCTTCTGACAAAAAACTCAAAGTCTATTTCTTCATCTTTTCTGTAGGTTAAAACCCTTATGGCTATGTAAGAATCAGGATTTATATAGCCCTTTGCAAGAAACGCCCCTTTATAGTCTCTTACTATGCATATTTCTCCCGGTTTTGGTCGCCGGGAGTAAGAGAGAATATCTTTCTTATATATCCAGGGATGAAAGCCCTTTACTCTCTTTTCTCTTCCTCTTTTTATCGAAACCTGTAACATGGACAAACCTCATTGGTAATTTTATGGAACTTTTAAGAAATTTTCTAAAAGCCTCGTTATAACGTATGTTACTTGAAATTATATCAGTTGCCACAGAACGTATTTCATCGCTTATTTCCATTACCTTAAACATTGAGGTTCTAAATCTAAAGAAAAGACGCCTCAAGAATAGAGCCCACTTGAATTCGGCAATAAAACTATCTAAAAACTTTTTATATTCAACTGCTACTGCAACTTTATCATCAAAGTATTCCAGAATAAGTTGAGATGCTTTTTTAGCACTTAAGGCAGCAAAGTAAATACCTTCTCCGGTAAAAGGATCTACCATTGATGCTGCATCACCGGTAAGAAGTATTCCTTCCTCTCCTGAATAGAGACGACCGTCAAAAACAGGTATAAATGCTCCGCCTTTTGATATAATCTTGCCTCTAATCCCGTACTTTTTATTAAATTTGAGATTGATATCTTCCAAATTCCTCGCCTTTAAAAGGGAAAAATCACCAAACCCTGTAGTGTAAAAATCACCTTTCGGAAAAATCCAATAATACCCTGACTTAAAATCTGAAAAATCTACCAGGGCAGATTCTTTAGTATCAGATTCAACATCTATCTCGTATGTCAAAG from Desulfurobacterium indicum encodes:
- a CDS encoding class I SAM-dependent rRNA methyltransferase; translated protein: MLQVSIKRGREKRVKGFHPWIYKKDILSYSRRPKPGEICIVRDYKGAFLAKGYINPDSYIAIRVLTYRKDEEIDFEFFVRRVKEAFAYRKKLLSGIMETTAFRLIHSEADYLPGLIVDNYDGYLVAQFTTLGMEILKPLVIKALVEVVKPKGIYEKSTVQTRELEGLLLCEQTLYGTVPEKVTVLENGIKFNVQIIGGQKTGYFLDQRENKLLFAREFVDEGDRVLDAFCHLGGFGIHAAVIGKADSVVAVDSSELALELARENAEINDVAEKFTFVKGDCFKILKKMQKNGEMFDSIVIDPPAFAKSRTVVEQAKRGYKELFLRGLKMLKPGGKIVVCSCSHHITPPILEEILLSAALDTRTPLRILYTTYQAKDHPFVLQIPESRYLKCIFARRFEWEVK